The Lutra lutra chromosome 16, mLutLut1.2, whole genome shotgun sequence genome segment CAGATGGTGGGCTCCTTAGGATCAGAAACCAGCCAAAACAAAGTAATTAACTGGCTTTTGTTTGTGTTTCAAACCAAGCAGCTACCTTGTTGATGCTAAGACTCTTACCCCGTacccccagccccacacacacagggaaaGGTAAAGTCAAGGAATAGAGCCAGATCGCAGAGTTCTTCCAGGGAAAAAGACAGGACCTTGTTCTGCATGCAGTGGGAAGCCACTGAACGGCTCTAAGCAAGAAAGGGTTATGTCGTAATTTACACTTCTGAAAGATCGAGCTGGCTTCGTGTAGAAAACTGTTCTGCTTGGtttggcctgggggagggaggacctAGAAGGACCTAGGAGGACggaaggagcagaagcagggacaaGCAGGGAGTGGACCCACAGTAATCCAAGCTGGAGATGAGGACATCCTGTATTAAGATGGAGGCGACTGGAACAAGTGGAGATTCAGAATGTGTTTTTCCAATGTGAAACGAGAACACATGTGAGCTATCCATGTTCTGGAATACAACAAACTGTACACATATTAGGACTATAAAAAGCAAACTTACTTTAGATACTTGGCATATTCTGGTTCTTTCCAGTAAAGTAAGTACTTAAGATAGTTAACAAAAGCTTTGTCTTTGAAGTAACCTCTTTGGGCCAGAactgaaaagcataaaaaaaaagtctgtagaGCAAACCAACCCGGACGGCCGATGCGCGACCCCTGCCGCAAAGCCTCCGCTCGGCAACCTCCCCACCGCCCGCACACCCAAGTCAAAGCACGAGCCCAGCCTGTTCAGCACGCACGCATGCGCCCGCACGTGTGCGCGTGGCTGTGACCCCCGGACCGCGTGCACATGGAAACAGGCACCGCAAGAGCCGCGACGCCCCCGCAGAGCGCAGTGGAAGCCGCCGGAGGCATAAGGGCTCAAGCACTTACAGTTCAGGTAGTTGGGGTTGGCTAAGCACTGCACGAATTCCAGCTCCAGCTGAAAGCGAAGTCGGTTCCCGGCATCGTCTAGAGGAAGACAGCCCAGACCGGCCGGAGTCAGGGTCACGGTCTGTCCCCCCGCGTGGAGAAGACAAGGGCAGCAAGAGCCGAGGAGCGCTCAGGTGTGCTGGCATAGGTGCCTCCACTGGGCAGGGTATTCACCCCTGGGGGCCACTGCtcccaggagaggctgggggagtCGAGTAGGGGCGTCAGGAGGCCAGGTGAGAGGGGGTGTCGGGAGGCTGGGGGGGTCAGGAGGCCGGGGGGGGGTGTCGAGAGGCTGGGGGAGTCGGCCCGGGGGTcaggagggcggggcggggggggtcgGGAGACTAGGGGAGTCGGGGGGTCCGGAGggttgggaggctgggggagtcGGGCCCGGGGGTCAGGAGGTCGGGGGGGGGGTCGGGAGGCTGGGGGAGTCGGGcccggggcaggggcggggccgggTGGCCGGGGAGCCGAGGGTTCAGGAGGCCGGACGGGGTCGGCGTCGGTCGACGCCAGTGAGGTGAGGAGGACGGAGCCGCGGAAAGGAAGCCCGGGGAGCGGGACAAGGCGTCTGGCCCGGGGCAGCGGTGTCTGCGAGCGCTCCGGGCGCCACTTACCCGTCTCCATAGCGACGGCCGCGGCCATCGCGAGCTAAAGCTCTAAGCCGTCACCCGCCCAAACAGCGACCGCCCGGAAGTTCCGGAAACCACGCCCCTCTTCCTGTCGCGGGGCAGTGTGGgatgcggggcggggcgggcccgCGCATGCCCCGCAGGCGCCGAAGGGGCAAGAGGCGAAGGGGGTGTCCCCGAGCGCGGGAGGGGCGGAACCCCTGCGCGTGGACCCCTGTCCGCGCTACCGCAGCCCCGCGATGCTTCCATCCTGGTGCCTGCGGTGAGCGCACCCGGATGGCGTCACCCTCACCCTGGGGCTCCCCCGCGCGTCGAGAGCGCCTGCAGCGGGGACACGGCCCCCAGCTGTGTTGGGGGCCCCCAGCCGCGCTCACGGAGCCCGACCCCCGCCCCGAGACGCCCCGACCTGGGCCCGGGCGCAGGTGCGCGAGGTCGGGATGCGGCCGGCACCGTCCACCGCGCGGCCCTCGGGGCCGCCCCGCCACGGACCCCCAGAACCGCCTTCCGTGGGGGCCGGCGCAGGAGGCTCCGAGGTCCGGAGGCTGCAGCACCTGAGCTCACGGACAGGGAGGCTGCGGGCGGCTCCGACCCTGGGGACAGGGACCCACCGAAGCGGTGGCTGGTGGAGGGTACGACCCCAAACGCCTAGAGGCCGTTACCCCGCTGACGGGCCGGTCGGTGTCTCCGCCGAGCGCCCGCTGGGCTCGTGCGAGGCCCGCGGACCGCACCCCGGCCCCGCGTTCGTAGGTCAGCGGCGGGTAAAAGTGACGCCTGGCGCCAGCGACACCCGGACGCGGAGCAACCTCGGAAGGTCTcggcaggggagggaggactcCGCTGCCGCTTGGGCTGTGGACCGGTCAGCCGGGGCCCCGAGCCCCCAGACTCACAGTCCGCCGAAGGGGCCACGACGGCGCGGAAAGACGTTTTCCGTTGTCCCGAGCAGCTGGGAGGGAAACAAGCGGGTCATGGGCAGAACGGAGACGAGGGGCTCCTTACATGGAAGGGTCAGGGAAGGGCCTGCCCACTGGCGGACCTTTGACCTGAGGTTTTTGTGTGGGTGAACAGGGAGCCAGGCGGGGTCTGGGGAGAGTTCCTGccgcagagggagcagcagagggagcgcGGATGGGAGCAGGCTGGGATGCTCCAGGAACAGAGAGACCCGTGCCAGACCCGTGCggctggagcccagggaggggcatCGAGGCCCAGAAGAGAGGACGTTGGAGAAGAGGTAGAGGCACGTTCACAGAGGGTCTTGGAAGCCACAGTAAGGAGCCTGGGCTTTACAAGGCCGATGGGAAGACGTTGGAGGGTTTTCCGCAGGTGATTGGCGCGATGCAATTCACACTTTTAGAAATATCCTGGCCTGTGTGTGCAGGATGTAGGACCGTGGTTCTTGACCAGAGGGGATCttgtcccccaggggacattcggcaatatctggagatatttttgctGCAATCTgaggggtggtggtgatggtatcTGTGGGTGGAGCCCAGGGATGCCGCTggacatcctacaatgcacaagaCAGCCCTCTTCCCCAAGCAAAATGTCAGTGGGGTGAGGCCAGGGACACCCTGATTTGGGAGCAGGAAGTGGCTGGCAGGAGAGGATAGCGGCTCACACTAAGAGGGCAGAGGGCGTGCGAGACAAGACAGCAGACAGGGACGTGTGCTGGAGGTAGAGCTGACCTGACGGAAGACTGGAAGGTGACGGAAAGGAacgggagagcagaggagggctTGCAAGTTTGGACCTGAGTGGTTTGGTGCACGGTGCTGCCACATCCTGCTGGGACGAGCCTGTCAGATGCCCACATGGAGACACTGAGCGGCAGCGGAATGCATGGTGCTGGCAAAAGGCGAAGGAGGCTTGAAGTGAAAAAATGAGCATGTAGGGCATTGAAAGCCATGGGACCGCGTGTCATCTGCCAGTCTGTCTCTTTGGTTTATGCCACGTGAATGAATGTAAAGGTTGTTTAAAGAGTACCAGCCGGCTAAACACCGCTtctcctctcccccgccccccacagcgACCTGCCGAAATTTCCCTTGTCCGAAGTCTTCTGGCGGCCACCAACAAGGGAGAAAGTTTGCACTAAAACGGTGAACGAATCTTGGCTTTCACAAGCAACTGCCCCTGGGAAGGTCTTAAACATCCAtgtcttggggtttttttgggggggcgggggggggtggtgcATGGATAGTAACACATGGTCCTAGTCCCAGGTCCTCGTGGGACAGTGGATGAACTTGTGAACTTAACAGTGGTTCTCACCTGGGGCCCTTTTGCCCCACAGGGGACACTTGGCCATGTCCGGAGATATTTTCATCACAGCTGTGGGGGGTGGATGCTCCCGGCATCTGGTGGGTGCAGAGATACCGCTGACTGTCCTGCAATGCGCAGGTtgtctccccaccctgccccagacaACAAAGGATCAGTCAGCCCAAAATATCATTAGTACCAAGGTTGAAAATTCCAAAGATTTTAGCAGCTTTAAAAGGCTAGAGCCTGGTCagcggggttgggaggggagcCCCCGACTTCGTAGCAGGATTTGCTGAGGGAGAGAGTTAGAGGTAGGTAGTGAGTGAGTTCTGCCGAAGGTTAGGACAGGAGcactcagagagggagaagttgatTTCAAGGAGACCTTATGTCCTTGCTGCCAATAACTTGTGGGATATCCACCACCAGAGGAAAGGCAGGTGGTCCCCTCTAACAAGGTGTAAGTGACCTTGATTCTGCAGGATCTcaaggtggggggggaggggggcacgtGCTCCAGCCACTGCACTAAATCATTACccacaaaatttcatttaattactGGGCAGTGCCCTGGGCTGCCCAGTGAAACAGGCTCAGGCCAGAGGGAGGTTATAAAACCCCAGAGGCTACGGGAAGGCTTCTGACTCATCAAACTTCTGCTGTAAACTAATAATTAGGGTTCAGAATTTAGTCTGTGTGCACTTAGGAATTCTTTTTAACATGACAGACCATGGACATTATATCCAAACACTCTCCTACACcatgttgttgctgtttttttaatgaacagagTAGCTGTTTtaacagtgtttctttttttaaacagtgtttcTTATTAACACTTCTATTACAAAGGTGATAATGTAATATGAAATAATTGCAAAATGtgtaaaggaaaatttaataatGTGTTACCATTCCTTTCCATTCCATCCTATGGAAACATTTAATGTCAGTAGCCTGGGGCATATCCTTCCAGACCTTTCTGCGGCCCCTGCTTCTGTCCCCCTTTTTCATAGCACCTGGAAGACTGGTTGGAAGATGACATGGAAAAGCCAAAGGTTTGCTTTCCAGACAACTGATTCTCTTGAAAGGATACAGGTTTCTGGTAGCTTCCTTCTGTGTGTCACACCCGTTCCATAAGAAAGATTTTACATAGGTTTGTCCCTCCCAACTTCATTTATCTGTGTTTCAAAGCTGAAGTCCAGAGAAGCATACATATAGCAAGAaagtgtccaaaaaaaaaaaaaaagagagagagagagagagacaggagtcGTGAAGGAAAAGGATGTCATGTGATATTGGTCACATATACTGCTCGGTATATCCGATTCCACAGCTCTGAAATGACCCCACGTGTTAAAGAAGTTTCTGTCTCTCCTAACTTTCAGGGCACCTGCTCCGTGCCACACACGTGTGCTCTGGGAGCTCCCGCACAGCACCGCGCTTCTGTGCTGCAATGTGGCATCTAAGGCTGAGCCGAGCTTATACACAAGAAAGCAAAGAGGGACGATTCCCCAGCCAGGAAAGCCTTTCATGGCCCCAGCCACGAATCCCTTAGATTTCTCGAGCCAGGTAATAGCCGTGACTTGCCTTTGGTTCTTGCCAACCAGGTTGGTTTGGAACTAAAGGTGTACAAGTCAGCACCTGTCATCCTCAAAATCCATCTTATTTGTATAGAAGCCGAGAGCAGCTTTCAAAATTCAGTGTGCATGTGTCTCGCTGTCAGCTGGGTTGAAAATACTTGAGAGGCAAGAATGCCTTTCACACAATACTCTTTCCCAGATTGCACGAGCCACAGGAGGAATCTGTGAGGCACCAAGCCCAAGCCCCCGTGTGGATCCCCCCGGATCCCTGACCCTCCCATAGTGGCTGGTCCAAATGCCTGCGCTGGGTACGTGAGCCAGCTTCTAGGGGCCTCCACGGGCTGCAGCCTGGAGAAAGTTCAGGACTTAAAAACATTTCTGGTGGGGGTGGGACCTGGGGGGCTCATCAGTTAGGCATccgactttcttttttaattatttttttaagattttatttatttcagagagacagcacaagcagggggagtggcagagggagaagcagactcctcgtggagtggggagcccgatgcggggctcgatcccaggaccctgggaccacaacctgagccaaaggcagatgctcaactgacagccacccaggtgcccctcagcatctaactcttggttttggcttgggtcacggtctcagggctatgcgatggagccctgtgtccacctgtatgctgggcatggaccctgcttaaggttctccctctccctctctgaaaaacCCCGTCACTGTTGGTCTTCACGGTACGGATGGAAAAACTGAAGCCCACAGAAGCCAAAACTAGTTTGGCCAGGAGCACAGGTTCTGAGAGGGgccaccccctgcctcccagaAGGGTTTCTCATGAGAGCCAAGGAAAGGTGAGCGCGGGGTCCCTGCGTGTAACTTACAGGGAACCGTGGACAGCGGCAAAACTGGAGGAACAAGAGAGCCCCGAGTAAAGTTTAGAGGGAGCTCTGCGGAACGCTCGTGCCCCGCCGACTCTGAAGACCTCGCGTTACGGTTTCGGAGGTGTCATTCGGTGCACACACGTCACCATGTCTGCTGGATGAATCGGCCCTTTCCTGTTACGAGATGACTGTCTTTCCCCCAGCAAGATTCTCTGCTCCGGACCGTATCTTCCTGGTACAAACACACCGCGCGGCTTCTCCGCATCGCTGGGGCCGTGCGGCTCTCCATGTCCTCACTTCCAGCCCGTTTGCAACGTCATTATTCCTGGCGGACCTGCTGTACTCTGCATGCAGCTGGACCTTGTGTTTTCCTAACATAGTCATTGCTGCTTTTTAATCAAGATGCTTATCGACAGTGCGTATTTTCTGTAACGATTGACAGGGTTGGGTTGAAATCTACCGCCTACCATGCTCTGTGGGCTTACTTACTCGCTTGGCCATTGAGTGTGTTTTAAAGAAGTGGCACAGCTCCCGA includes the following:
- the MED31 gene encoding mediator of RNA polymerase II transcription subunit 31 isoform X2: MAAAVAMETDDAGNRLRFQLELEFVQCLANPNYLNFLAQRGYFKDKAFVNYLKYLLYWKEPEYAKYLKYPQCLHMLELLQYEHFRKELVNAQCAKFIDEQQILHWQHYSRKRMRLQQALAEQQQQNSAAGK
- the MED31 gene encoding mediator of RNA polymerase II transcription subunit 31 isoform X1; protein product: MAAAVAMETGLGCLPLDDAGNRLRFQLELEFVQCLANPNYLNFLAQRGYFKDKAFVNYLKYLLYWKEPEYAKYLKYPQCLHMLELLQYEHFRKELVNAQCAKFIDEQQILHWQHYSRKRMRLQQALAEQQQQNSAAGK